A window of the Nycticebus coucang isolate mNycCou1 chromosome 3, mNycCou1.pri, whole genome shotgun sequence genome harbors these coding sequences:
- the MRPL4 gene encoding 39S ribosomal protein L4, mitochondrial, whose protein sequence is MLQLVRAGVRSWLWPTGCRLRAANSLADEAPRAAEKPEAVTSTALQAPVLRKCELPVSAHLRPVQAWVESLKGYEQERVGLAELHPDVFATAPRLDILHQVAIWQKNFKRISYAKTKTRAEVRGGGRKPWPQKGTGRARHGSIRSPIWRGGGVAHGPRGPMSYYYMLPMKVRARALKVALTVKLAQDDLHIVDSLELPTADPQYLMQLAHYRCWGDTVLLVDLAHEAMPQNIVEATSRLKTFNLVPAVGLNVHSMLKHQTLVLTLPTITFLEDKLLWQDSRYTPLYPFRLPYRDFA, encoded by the exons ATGCTGCAGTTAGTCCGGGCCGGGGTGCGGTCCTGGCTTTGGCCCACGGGCTGCCGGCTGAGG GCGGCGAACTCTCTGGCGGATGAGGCACCGCGAGCGGCGGAGAAACCAGAGGCGGTGACGAGCACGG CTCTTCAGGCACCTGTCCTGCGCAAGTGCGAGCTCCCGGTATCCGCTCACCTGCGCCCGGTACAGGCCTGGGTCGAGTCCTTGAAAGGCTACGAGCAGGAGCGAGTGGGCCTGGCTGAGCTGCATCCCGACGTTTTCGCCACCGCGCCCAG GCTAGACATCCTACACCAGGTTGCCATCTGGCAGAAGAACTTCAAGAGAATT AGCTATGCCAAGACCAAGACTCGGGCTGAGGTGCGGGGCGGCGGCCGGAAGCCATGGCCACAGAAAGGCACTGGGCGGGCCCGGCATGGCAGCATCCGCTCCCCAATCTGGCGAGGAG GAGGCGTTGCCCACGGCCCCCGGGGCCCCATGAGTTACTACTACATGCTGCCCATGAAGGTGCGGGCACGGGCCCTCAAGGTAGCACTGACTGTGAAGCTGGCCCAG GATGACCTGCACATTGTGGACTCCCTGGAGCTACCGACTGCAGACCCCCAGTACCTGATGCAGCTGGCCCACTACCGCTGCTGGGGGGACACCGTGCTCCTCGTGGACTT AGCACATGAGGCGATGCCGCAGAACATTGTGGAGGCTACCTCTAGGCTCAAGACCTTCAACCTGGTCCCTGCTGTTG GCCTGAACGTGCATAGCATGCTCAAGCACCAGACCCTGGTCCTGACATTGCCCACCATCACCTTTCTGGAGGACAAGCTGCTCTGGCAGGACTCCCGCTACACGCCCCTCTACCCCTTCCGCCTGCCCTACCGAGACTTCGCCTGA